From Microaerobacter geothermalis, one genomic window encodes:
- a CDS encoding STAS domain-containing protein produces the protein METQLISLVKKNTEQIISEWNKQMTIHRGELQLQNTSDEDFGNSNEEFVRLIIKALSTSGEERNILIKDFAKKKIILGWPIIYLTQGLHLFKKVFIRLIDEGDDNSCSLTLKTFNEVDDWVGTITHLLMKEYIGSWEHTVKQQQIALRELSAPVIPVFEGISVLPLIGSIDTERARQIMENLLNGIIRHETKVVLIDITGVPMVDAMVAHHIIRAAEAARLIGSMTILVGIRPEIAQTIIHSGINLQQFMTCSSLRNGITLALQMTGKSIVDRGRE, from the coding sequence ATGGAGACTCAACTGATATCCTTAGTGAAAAAAAATACCGAACAAATTATTTCAGAGTGGAATAAACAGATGACCATCCATCGGGGAGAACTACAGCTTCAAAACACATCCGATGAGGACTTTGGCAACAGTAATGAAGAATTTGTTCGTTTAATCATTAAGGCCCTCTCAACAAGTGGAGAAGAGAGAAATATATTGATTAAAGATTTTGCGAAGAAAAAGATTATTCTTGGCTGGCCCATTATTTACCTGACACAAGGGCTGCATTTATTCAAAAAAGTATTTATCCGCCTCATTGATGAAGGAGATGATAATTCTTGTTCTCTTACCCTAAAAACGTTTAATGAAGTGGATGATTGGGTGGGGACTATAACCCATCTTCTGATGAAAGAATATATTGGTTCATGGGAACATACCGTAAAACAACAGCAGATTGCCTTAAGGGAATTATCTGCTCCGGTGATCCCGGTTTTTGAAGGAATCAGTGTTCTCCCATTAATTGGATCTATTGATACAGAACGAGCTAGGCAAATTATGGAAAATCTTCTGAATGGGATTATACGACATGAAACCAAAGTGGTGTTAATTGATATAACAGGAGTACCCATGGTGGACGCGATGGTGGCTCATCATATTATTAGGGCGGCAGAGGCTGCCCGTTTGATAGGATCCATGACCATTTTGGTGGGAATTCGGCCGGAAATTGCCCAGACAATCATTCATTCAGGCATTAACTTGCAGCAATTTATGACCTGTAGCTCTTTGAGGAACGGAATTACTTTAGCCCTTCAAATGACGGGAAAAAGTATTGTGGATAGGGGGCGAGAGTAG
- a CDS encoding methyl-accepting chemotaxis protein, translating into MSEDLEVKEFAHLDNENPENHVEKGKKRKKGKDGKKAKKKNQDNMENRKTERSIGAKIILSFLLSTIVLAGGLGGILIPYASKTITENIGIQSEVVALSTVQNVRMFINGTMEGLKVLSSSLKTVRADDDNTIRSIFLEMGNKTERFKELSYVDMSGQEIVKTGLFSSQMTNLKDVPIFKETLEKGYYISPIQYNDKFTNMFYFDIAYLVTDVFKEPKGIIVARINMKYLWEGMRGKTADSETKIWMLNDQSILVAHDNYEEVEKQWLDKQGNKLPDGQLNRTMLNHEAVQYLVKMKEAMKNDLGKDIIHTNVNSYKDHNGIQEETAYAHDALYNWTIFVETPVDIALKPVRNMQVIALTVVLIGAIITSLIGLYLARIIGNPMKQLIAVMKKVGEGDLTQKTGIKRKDEIGQLAEAFDQMILQLNQIAVDVTTVSDKTRDGASHLSVIAKEVSSSSEQVALTIEEIAKGSERQAQMSQKTDEGIQMLQELVTVITSKSKEVASNAELTQKTIQQSDVAFERLVSGIRNLSESAITSANHVKNLESHTEEIVSIIETSNEIAKRTNLLALNAAIEAARAGEHGKGFAVVANEVRQLAEQSSAASKQIEEIIQRVREAIQIVVSQMEESIMTAKRENDAAETSREALKAIEEHMNTVIASVEEIEQVVEKQRTTTGEIAEQSRETAVVAAETSAGAEEVAASSEQSLAMMQQVVANVDTILSMAEDLKKLVSRFKV; encoded by the coding sequence ATGAGTGAGGACTTGGAGGTAAAAGAATTTGCTCATTTAGATAATGAAAATCCAGAGAATCATGTTGAAAAAGGGAAAAAGAGAAAGAAAGGTAAGGATGGCAAAAAAGCAAAAAAAAAGAACCAAGATAATATGGAGAATAGGAAAACTGAAAGAAGTATTGGAGCGAAAATCATTTTATCATTTCTCCTTTCCACCATTGTTTTAGCCGGGGGATTAGGCGGTATATTAATTCCCTATGCCTCCAAAACCATTACGGAAAATATTGGCATACAATCAGAAGTCGTTGCTTTAAGCACTGTTCAAAATGTTCGGATGTTTATCAATGGAACGATGGAGGGATTGAAGGTCCTTTCCAGTTCCCTTAAAACGGTTAGGGCTGACGATGATAACACCATCCGTTCAATCTTCTTGGAAATGGGCAACAAGACGGAGCGTTTTAAAGAACTCTCGTATGTGGATATGAGCGGACAGGAAATTGTTAAAACAGGACTATTTTCAAGCCAAATGACAAATTTAAAGGATGTTCCGATATTTAAAGAAACCCTGGAGAAGGGCTATTATATTAGTCCGATTCAATATAATGATAAATTCACCAACATGTTTTATTTTGATATTGCCTATCTAGTTACTGACGTTTTTAAAGAACCCAAAGGTATCATTGTCGCCCGGATTAATATGAAATACCTGTGGGAAGGTATGCGGGGGAAAACGGCAGATAGCGAAACAAAGATTTGGATGTTAAATGATCAAAGCATCCTTGTAGCCCATGATAATTATGAAGAAGTAGAGAAGCAGTGGCTGGATAAACAGGGCAATAAATTGCCTGATGGACAGCTGAATAGAACCATGCTTAACCATGAGGCGGTTCAGTACTTGGTTAAAATGAAAGAAGCCATGAAGAATGACCTGGGAAAAGATATAATTCACACCAATGTGAATAGTTATAAGGACCATAATGGAATACAAGAGGAAACAGCATATGCCCATGATGCTCTGTACAACTGGACCATTTTTGTGGAGACTCCGGTTGATATTGCTTTAAAACCAGTAAGAAATATGCAGGTCATCGCTTTGACGGTTGTACTCATTGGAGCAATAATCACCTCCCTAATTGGGTTATATTTAGCCCGCATCATTGGGAATCCAATGAAACAATTGATTGCCGTGATGAAAAAGGTAGGCGAGGGAGATTTAACTCAAAAAACAGGAATTAAGAGAAAAGATGAAATTGGTCAATTAGCTGAAGCATTTGATCAAATGATTTTGCAATTGAATCAAATTGCGGTGGATGTAACCACTGTTTCCGATAAAACCAGAGATGGAGCCTCCCACTTATCTGTCATTGCCAAAGAAGTGTCAAGCAGCTCAGAGCAAGTGGCTTTAACCATTGAAGAAATTGCTAAGGGATCTGAGCGGCAGGCGCAGATGAGCCAAAAAACAGATGAGGGAATTCAAATGCTTCAGGAGTTAGTCACGGTGATTACCTCAAAGTCCAAAGAGGTGGCTAGCAATGCGGAGTTGACACAAAAAACCATTCAACAAAGCGATGTTGCTTTCGAGCGTCTGGTTTCAGGTATCCGGAATTTGTCGGAAAGTGCCATTACTTCAGCAAACCATGTAAAGAATTTGGAAAGCCATACCGAGGAAATTGTCTCCATTATTGAGACTTCCAATGAAATTGCCAAGAGAACTAATTTATTGGCATTAAACGCAGCCATTGAGGCGGCCCGTGCAGGAGAACATGGAAAAGGTTTTGCGGTGGTAGCCAACGAGGTTCGGCAATTAGCCGAACAAAGTTCAGCTGCTTCAAAGCAAATTGAGGAGATTATACAAAGGGTAAGAGAAGCCATCCAAATAGTTGTAAGTCAGATGGAAGAAAGTATTATGACTGCCAAAAGGGAAAATGACGCAGCAGAGACATCAAGGGAAGCTCTTAAGGCGATCGAGGAACATATGAATACAGTGATCGCGTCTGTCGAGGAGATTGAACAGGTAGTAGAGAAGCAAAGAACGACAACAGGGGAAATTGCAGAGCAATCGAGAGAAACTGCAGTTGTTGCCGCTGAAACATCAGCAGGAGCCGAAGAAGTGGCTGCTTCTTCTGAACAGTCATTAGCCATGATGCAGCAAGTGGTGGCCAATGTAGATACTATTTTGTCAATGGCAGAGGACCTGAAGAAATTGGTAAGCCGGTTTAAAGTATAG
- a CDS encoding type II toxin-antitoxin system PemK/MazF family toxin: MIVKRGDVYFADLSPVVGSEQGGVRPVLVIQNDIGNRFSPTVIVAAITAQIQKAKLPTHVEIDAKAHGFDRDSVVLLEQIRTIDKQRLTDKITHLDDEIMMRVNEALQISLGLIDF; the protein is encoded by the coding sequence TTGATAGTTAAGCGTGGCGATGTATACTTTGCGGACCTTTCACCTGTAGTTGGTTCTGAGCAGGGTGGAGTACGACCAGTATTAGTGATCCAAAATGATATCGGTAACCGATTTAGTCCCACGGTCATCGTCGCAGCGATAACAGCTCAGATTCAAAAGGCAAAACTGCCCACGCATGTAGAAATCGACGCGAAGGCCCATGGTTTTGATCGGGATTCTGTTGTTTTGCTTGAACAGATTCGAACCATTGATAAACAGAGGTTGACTGACAAAATTACACATCTTGATGATGAAATCATGATGAGAGTGAATGAAGCCCTACAAATCAGCCTGGGGCTTATTGATTTTTGA
- a CDS encoding PP2C family protein-serine/threonine phosphatase: protein MAWSLMDQYRDLLLSYLHGKKENHLYMGQKLSRWMMDEQITPEEIIHMHLEAMKSFEEELPQKVSDSFSFLIEVMVGYGMAYREHQSLRNNQQQLNMQIEWAAQMQRTLLPKEVPVIPGLDIGVISKPAQKMSGDFYQFLYHGSRHLGVAVADIVGKGVPAALSMSMIKYAIDGLKERQFQPRALLKRLNELVVKNVDPGMFITMIYGVYDMEQYIFHYASAGHEPGFYYCQKDDSFYDMKTKGLVLGVDPKTEYPEFALQLHPGDKILLMTDGVLDIKWNGDYLERSQLAAIFKEELDSSMQKMAENIYRRLIHLSDYKLRDDFTLIVMGRSV from the coding sequence ATGGCGTGGTCATTAATGGATCAATATAGGGACTTGCTTCTGTCTTATCTTCATGGAAAAAAAGAAAATCACCTTTATATGGGACAAAAGCTAAGCAGATGGATGATGGATGAACAAATCACCCCTGAAGAAATCATTCACATGCACTTGGAAGCCATGAAGTCCTTTGAAGAGGAATTGCCTCAAAAGGTATCTGATTCCTTTTCGTTTCTTATTGAAGTCATGGTTGGATATGGAATGGCATACCGGGAGCATCAAAGTTTGCGAAATAATCAGCAGCAATTAAATATGCAAATCGAATGGGCCGCCCAAATGCAAAGGACCCTTCTGCCAAAAGAGGTTCCTGTGATCCCGGGATTGGATATTGGAGTCATTAGCAAGCCTGCCCAGAAAATGAGCGGTGATTTCTACCAATTTCTTTATCATGGGTCTCGTCATTTGGGAGTTGCCGTTGCTGATATTGTAGGAAAAGGGGTTCCTGCAGCACTCAGTATGTCGATGATTAAATATGCGATTGATGGGCTGAAAGAAAGACAATTTCAACCAAGGGCATTATTAAAAAGGCTTAATGAATTGGTCGTCAAAAACGTGGACCCTGGGATGTTCATTACGATGATTTATGGCGTTTACGATATGGAACAGTACATCTTTCATTATGCATCAGCTGGACATGAGCCGGGATTTTATTATTGTCAGAAAGATGATTCTTTTTATGACATGAAAACCAAAGGGCTTGTTCTCGGAGTTGATCCGAAAACGGAATATCCAGAGTTTGCTTTGCAGCTTCATCCTGGGGATAAGATTTTATTGATGACTGACGGAGTTCTTGACATAAAATGGAACGGGGATTATCTGGAGAGAAGTCAACTTGCCGCAATATTCAAGGAAGAATTGGATTCATCTATGCAAAAAATGGCTGAAAATATTTACCGAAGATTGATTCATTTGTCAGACTATAAATTAAGGGATGATTTTACACTGATCGTTATGGGACGATCAGTGTAA
- a CDS encoding CopG family ribbon-helix-helix protein, whose amino-acid sequence MISLPQNLLQEVDGLAAKEKSNRSELIRQAMKMYLRERKKKFIRETMQKGYMEMANINLNIASEAFQAEEEAESTLTRLVSGV is encoded by the coding sequence ATGATTAGCTTACCGCAAAACTTACTTCAAGAGGTTGATGGTTTAGCAGCTAAGGAAAAATCAAATCGAAGTGAACTCATTCGACAGGCGATGAAGATGTATTTGCGGGAAAGAAAGAAAAAATTTATCCGTGAAACAATGCAAAAGGGTTATATGGAGATGGCAAATATTAATCTAAACATCGCATCTGAAGCTTTTCAGGCAGAGGAAGAGGCTGAGAGCACGTTAACCCGCTTGGTTAGTGGGGTGTAA
- the rsbW gene encoding anti-sigma B factor RsbW, protein MGKSSDFVELKIPALPEYIAVVRLMISGIASRMGFSYDDIEDIKIAVAEACTNAVSHAYETERGTIIVGCAIDQLKLEITVIDHGKSFDYEKVKGLVGPISPDTAIDQLKEGGLGLFLIQTLMDEVEIFHDTGVIVLMRKYLRRDEVEGDVCSFATSPRR, encoded by the coding sequence ATGGGTAAGTCGTCAGATTTTGTAGAGTTAAAAATTCCTGCATTGCCAGAATATATTGCGGTTGTTCGGTTAATGATTTCTGGTATAGCGAGTAGAATGGGGTTTTCCTACGATGATATTGAAGATATAAAAATTGCTGTTGCAGAAGCCTGCACCAATGCAGTCAGTCATGCTTATGAAACAGAACGGGGAACCATTATTGTTGGGTGTGCCATAGATCAACTGAAGTTGGAAATCACTGTAATTGATCATGGAAAAAGCTTTGATTATGAGAAAGTGAAAGGATTGGTGGGGCCCATATCCCCGGATACAGCTATTGATCAGCTGAAAGAAGGCGGTCTGGGACTATTTCTGATACAGACCCTTATGGATGAAGTGGAAATTTTCCATGATACCGGGGTGATCGTCTTAATGAGAAAGTATCTCAGGAGGGATGAGGTGGAAGGTGATGTCTGTTCATTCGCAACCAGTCCCAGGCGGTAA
- a CDS encoding Tex family protein, giving the protein MNQETQLAGWIGEELNQPQNKVQAVIQLLDEGNTIPFIARYRKEMTGEMDETVIRQIQERLKYLRSLEQRKQEVIKSIDEQGKLTEALIKKITEAKKLQEVEDIYLPYKPKRRTRATIAKEKGLEPLAQWLISLPQEGVPSEQFHQYINEELGVTSAEDAVQGACDIIAEWISEKSDYRQWIREATHHYGKIKAEKKKEDLDPEGIYEMYYSYEEPVKDIVPHRILAMNRGEREGVLRVTIRIDEDRIFKYLTKQVIRKPTIVADLLTETIKDAYKRLIAPAIERELRNQLTEKAEHQAILVFSENLRNLLLQPPVRGKVVLGIDPAYRTGCKLAVVDEIGKVLHIGVIYPTPPQNKKEEAEKVILRLINTYGIHIIAIGNGTASRETEQFVADVIKKVEQPIHFIIVNEAGASVYSASELAREEFPNLDVAERSAISIARRLQDPLSELVKIDPKSIGVGQYQHDVTQSKLSHSLTQVVESAVNLVGVDVNTASVALLQYISGLNKSVAQQIVIYREEIGGYKDRKDLLKVPRLGPKTYEQAIGFLRIIGGNHPLDATSVHPESYDVVQRLFQYMDLSYDQMGTEELKKKCSQIDVQEMADRLKVGTPTLRDILDSLQRPGRDPRDDLPKPLLLSDVLKLEDLYIGMKLEGTVRNVVDFGAFVDIGLKNDGLVHISQLSRQFVRHPMDAVSVGEIVTVWVKEIDTKRGRVGLTMIPPKEQ; this is encoded by the coding sequence ATGAACCAGGAAACGCAATTGGCCGGTTGGATTGGCGAGGAGCTTAACCAGCCCCAAAATAAGGTACAGGCAGTTATACAATTGTTAGATGAAGGAAATACCATTCCATTTATTGCACGTTATCGAAAAGAAATGACCGGGGAAATGGATGAAACTGTCATTCGTCAAATCCAAGAACGGTTGAAATATCTCCGTTCTTTGGAACAAAGAAAACAAGAGGTTATCAAAAGCATTGATGAACAGGGGAAATTAACAGAAGCACTGATCAAAAAAATTACAGAAGCAAAAAAGCTTCAGGAAGTGGAGGATATTTATCTTCCTTATAAGCCCAAGAGGAGAACAAGAGCAACCATTGCCAAAGAAAAGGGGCTGGAACCCCTTGCACAATGGTTAATTTCTCTTCCCCAGGAGGGTGTGCCATCAGAACAATTTCACCAATACATAAATGAAGAACTGGGGGTGACTTCAGCAGAGGATGCGGTCCAGGGGGCGTGTGATATTATTGCCGAATGGATATCCGAAAAAAGTGATTACCGCCAATGGATCAGAGAAGCTACCCACCATTATGGTAAAATTAAGGCAGAGAAGAAAAAAGAAGACTTGGACCCTGAAGGAATTTATGAGATGTACTACAGCTATGAAGAGCCTGTAAAGGATATCGTTCCCCATCGTATTCTGGCTATGAACAGGGGTGAAAGGGAAGGAGTTCTTCGGGTAACGATTCGAATAGATGAAGATCGTATCTTCAAGTATTTGACGAAACAGGTGATACGTAAGCCGACCATCGTGGCCGATTTGTTGACTGAAACCATTAAAGATGCTTACAAAAGATTGATTGCCCCAGCCATTGAAAGAGAGTTGCGCAATCAATTAACTGAAAAAGCGGAACATCAAGCGATTCTTGTATTTTCCGAAAACTTGAGGAATTTGCTCTTGCAACCACCGGTGCGGGGCAAGGTGGTTTTGGGTATTGATCCGGCATATCGGACAGGCTGTAAATTGGCTGTGGTTGATGAGATTGGGAAAGTATTACATATTGGGGTGATTTACCCCACACCCCCCCAGAACAAAAAGGAAGAGGCGGAAAAAGTCATTCTTCGGTTGATAAATACCTATGGAATACACATTATTGCCATTGGGAATGGTACCGCTTCCAGAGAAACAGAGCAATTTGTTGCTGATGTGATAAAAAAGGTAGAACAACCCATTCATTTTATCATTGTGAATGAAGCAGGGGCCAGTGTTTATTCAGCTTCAGAGCTAGCGAGGGAAGAGTTCCCGAATTTGGATGTTGCAGAAAGAAGTGCCATTTCTATCGCCCGGCGATTACAGGATCCCCTTTCAGAGTTAGTGAAGATTGATCCCAAATCTATTGGAGTTGGTCAATATCAGCATGATGTGACGCAATCCAAACTTTCACACAGTCTAACTCAGGTGGTGGAATCGGCTGTAAATTTGGTGGGAGTGGATGTGAATACAGCCTCTGTTGCCCTTTTGCAATACATATCCGGTTTAAATAAATCAGTCGCTCAACAGATTGTTATCTATCGTGAAGAGATTGGTGGGTATAAAGATAGGAAAGATTTATTAAAGGTTCCCAGGTTAGGTCCGAAAACCTATGAACAAGCCATTGGCTTCCTTCGTATCATTGGAGGAAATCATCCGCTGGATGCAACGTCCGTTCATCCTGAATCTTATGATGTCGTTCAACGCTTATTCCAATACATGGATTTGTCTTATGATCAAATGGGAACGGAAGAGTTAAAGAAAAAGTGTTCACAAATTGATGTTCAGGAAATGGCAGATCGACTGAAAGTGGGTACTCCGACATTACGTGATATTTTGGACAGTCTGCAGAGACCTGGACGCGACCCCAGGGATGATTTGCCGAAGCCTCTTCTTTTGTCAGATGTATTGAAATTGGAGGATTTATACATTGGTATGAAACTGGAAGGAACCGTGAGAAATGTTGTGGATTTTGGGGCTTTTGTGGACATCGGTTTAAAAAATGATGGTCTTGTTCATATTTCCCAATTAAGTCGTCAGTTTGTCCGTCATCCAATGGATGCAGTATCCGTAGGAGAGATTGTGACAGTTTGGGTAAAGGAAATTGATACAAAAAGGGGAAGAGTAGGTCTAACTATGATTCCGCCAAAGGAACAATAA
- a CDS encoding STAS domain-containing protein produces the protein MVQLTLKKVKDDHRITLYMSGEIDAFTSTQLKEGLESCYQEKATHVILDFGDVHYMDSTGLGVLIGALKHTKQHGIRFQLINLNARLKRLFSITGLTEVMEIKDEGEQGNG, from the coding sequence ATGGTGCAGCTAACATTAAAAAAGGTAAAGGATGATCATCGGATTACCCTTTATATGTCAGGGGAAATAGATGCTTTTACTTCAACACAATTAAAAGAAGGCCTGGAATCCTGTTATCAGGAGAAAGCAACACACGTCATTTTAGACTTCGGAGATGTTCACTATATGGATAGTACAGGCTTGGGAGTCCTAATTGGTGCGTTAAAGCATACTAAACAACATGGGATTCGATTCCAATTAATCAACTTAAATGCCAGGCTGAAGCGGCTTTTCTCTATCACCGGTTTAACGGAGGTTATGGAAATTAAAGATGAGGGAGAGCAAGGTAATGGGTAA
- a CDS encoding anti-sigma regulatory factor, whose translation MEMTSCVQIESEMDIVSARKIGRDLAKKMGFGEVDQARIAATISELARNIYLYAGKGTICIYQIAEDGRQGLTIDAVDNGPGIDDIQRAMEDGFSTSGGLGAGLPGVKRLMDTISVHSERGKGTKISVTKWRS comes from the coding sequence ATGGAAATGACATCTTGTGTCCAAATTGAATCGGAAATGGATATCGTCTCTGCTCGGAAAATCGGGCGAGATTTAGCGAAAAAAATGGGATTTGGCGAGGTGGATCAAGCTCGGATTGCGGCGACGATTTCAGAGCTAGCCAGGAACATTTATCTTTATGCGGGAAAAGGAACCATTTGTATTTATCAGATTGCTGAGGATGGTAGACAAGGATTAACGATTGATGCAGTGGATAATGGGCCAGGAATAGATGATATTCAAAGGGCAATGGAGGATGGGTTCTCCACATCAGGAGGATTAGGTGCCGGACTCCCCGGTGTAAAGCGTTTAATGGATACCATTTCTGTTCATTCTGAACGGGGAAAAGGAACTAAAATTTCCGTGACGAAATGGCGAAGTTAG
- a CDS encoding PP2C family serine/threonine-protein phosphatase, with protein MIIEKNLRDLQIGIYQRAKNGRPCCGDSFLAGEYNERTVIAIADGLGSGEMARKASVLTISHLRKHWDGKPKDILGHCNEKLKGTRGAVLSMVSIDPQKEELSFCGIGNVQLIILKNDAQCMHGIPSPGFLAGLPVMGREDVFTFERGDTLLMYSDGFVLPSRWKELVCCLHSVSELIYELIKNINEKDDLTLIVARYTI; from the coding sequence ATGATTATTGAGAAAAACTTAAGAGATTTGCAAATTGGCATTTACCAAAGGGCTAAAAACGGGAGACCCTGTTGTGGAGATAGTTTTTTGGCAGGAGAATATAATGAAAGAACCGTGATTGCCATTGCTGATGGTTTGGGAAGCGGGGAAATGGCCAGGAAAGCATCGGTATTGACGATTTCCCATTTAAGGAAGCATTGGGATGGTAAGCCGAAAGATATCTTGGGCCACTGTAATGAGAAGCTTAAGGGGACCAGGGGGGCGGTTTTAAGCATGGTCAGCATTGACCCTCAGAAAGAGGAACTCTCTTTTTGCGGAATTGGAAATGTTCAACTGATCATATTGAAAAATGATGCGCAGTGCATGCATGGCATTCCTTCACCCGGTTTTTTGGCAGGTCTCCCTGTTATGGGACGGGAAGATGTTTTTACCTTTGAGAGGGGAGATACTTTATTGATGTATTCTGATGGATTTGTTTTGCCCAGCCGTTGGAAAGAACTGGTCTGCTGTTTACATTCTGTATCCGAACTCATTTATGAACTGATCAAAAATATAAATGAAAAGGATGATCTGACTCTCATTGTTGCCCGATACACAATATGA
- a CDS encoding STAS domain-containing protein: MEKKSMPILRMKDYLLASIQIELDDDSALRFQEDLLKEIHRTEAKGVVIDLTSVKCIDSYIARVLSDIVSMAKLMGSDVVLTGIQPPVAITLVELGITLNNIKTALNLEQGLAKLKQSVEE, encoded by the coding sequence ATGGAAAAAAAGAGTATGCCCATTCTAAGGATGAAGGATTATTTATTGGCTTCCATTCAAATTGAATTGGATGATGATTCGGCATTAAGATTCCAAGAAGATTTGTTAAAGGAAATCCATCGGACGGAAGCAAAGGGAGTGGTCATTGATTTGACATCCGTCAAATGCATAGACAGCTATATTGCCCGAGTGTTAAGTGATATCGTCAGCATGGCTAAGCTCATGGGTTCTGATGTCGTACTTACCGGAATTCAACCCCCCGTTGCCATCACCCTGGTTGAACTGGGAATTACTTTGAATAACATAAAAACTGCACTCAATTTGGAACAGGGATTAGCGAAGTTAAAGCAATCCGTGGAGGAATAA
- the sigB gene encoding RNA polymerase sigma factor SigB, translating into MSVHSQPVPGGNELHQLLENYHRHPSQEIKTRIVTYYSDLVDNIAFRFASGKELKEDLYQVGMIGLLSAIDRFDPSLGKNFESFAIPTIIGEIKRHIRDKTWSVHVPRRIKELGPKIKRAVEDLTTELGHSPRIEEIASYLNLSEEVVLEAMEMGKSYQALSVDSAIEADGEGGTITLLDLIGQKEEGYEIVDKQLLLSKAFKVLTQREKEIIYLTFFENLSQKQAGDRLGISQMHVSRLQRRALEKLKSAIKVKSSE; encoded by the coding sequence ATGTCTGTTCATTCGCAACCAGTCCCAGGCGGTAATGAACTGCATCAGCTGCTTGAGAATTACCATCGCCACCCCAGCCAAGAAATAAAAACCAGGATTGTCACCTATTATTCTGATTTGGTGGATAACATTGCCTTTCGATTCGCCTCAGGAAAAGAATTAAAAGAGGACCTATATCAAGTAGGGATGATTGGTCTCCTTTCGGCAATTGATAGATTTGACCCTTCTTTAGGGAAAAATTTTGAGAGCTTTGCCATTCCTACCATCATTGGAGAAATCAAAAGGCATATCCGAGATAAAACATGGAGTGTTCACGTTCCAAGAAGGATTAAAGAGTTAGGGCCCAAGATTAAAAGGGCAGTGGAGGATTTAACCACAGAGTTAGGACATTCCCCGCGTATAGAGGAGATTGCTTCTTATTTAAACCTGTCTGAAGAAGTGGTATTGGAAGCGATGGAGATGGGAAAAAGTTATCAAGCTCTATCTGTTGATAGTGCTATTGAAGCGGATGGTGAGGGCGGGACGATCACCCTTTTGGATTTAATTGGTCAAAAAGAAGAGGGATATGAAATCGTTGATAAGCAGTTGTTGCTGTCAAAAGCTTTTAAGGTTTTAACCCAACGGGAAAAGGAGATTATTTATCTTACTTTTTTTGAGAATTTAAGTCAAAAGCAGGCCGGTGATCGACTGGGGATATCTCAGATGCATGTATCACGTTTACAGAGAAGAGCTTTGGAAAAATTAAAATCAGCTATTAAAGTGAAATCATCGGAGTGA